The Bradyrhizobium sp. WBAH42 genome includes a window with the following:
- a CDS encoding aminotransferase class V-fold PLP-dependent enzyme translates to MIDLDRIRADTPATSRLAYLHNAGAALMPTPVVAAMKQHLDLESEIGGYAAADREAPRLDAVYGSVARLLNAAPDEIALVENATVAWQMAFYSLPFRKGDRILTAEAEYAANYVAFLQVAKRTGAVIDVVPSDASGELDLHALERMIEKRVKLIAITWVPTNGGLVNPAEAVGRIARAHGIPYLLDACQAVGQMTVDVEAIGCDMLSATGRKFLRGPRGTGFLYIRRALLQQLEPPMIDHFAAPWVSRDEYRLRDDARRFETWENNYAARLGLGAAVDYALEIGIDRIEQRCRPLAGRLRGGLAALPGITIRDLGRAPGAIVSFTMDGHEADDIVASAAAAGITIGASDPSSTRIDAELRSLPHLVRASPHYYNTEAEVDRLLAHLADLTR, encoded by the coding sequence GTGATCGACCTCGACCGAATACGTGCCGATACCCCAGCCACCAGCCGGCTCGCCTATCTCCACAACGCCGGCGCGGCGCTCATGCCGACCCCCGTTGTCGCCGCAATGAAGCAGCATCTCGACCTCGAAAGCGAGATCGGAGGCTATGCCGCCGCTGACCGCGAAGCCCCGCGGTTAGATGCGGTCTACGGCTCGGTCGCGCGCCTGCTGAATGCCGCGCCCGACGAGATCGCGCTCGTGGAGAATGCGACGGTTGCGTGGCAGATGGCGTTCTATTCGCTTCCGTTTCGGAAGGGCGACCGGATCCTGACCGCCGAAGCGGAATACGCGGCGAATTATGTCGCCTTCCTTCAGGTCGCCAAGCGAACCGGCGCGGTCATCGACGTGGTGCCGAGCGATGCCAGCGGTGAGCTCGACCTCCACGCGCTCGAACGGATGATCGAAAAGCGGGTGAAACTGATCGCCATCACCTGGGTTCCGACCAATGGCGGGCTGGTCAATCCGGCAGAGGCAGTCGGCAGGATCGCGCGGGCGCATGGCATTCCCTATCTGCTCGACGCCTGCCAGGCGGTCGGGCAGATGACAGTTGATGTCGAAGCCATCGGCTGCGACATGTTGTCGGCCACGGGCCGCAAATTCCTGCGCGGCCCCCGCGGCACTGGCTTTCTCTACATCCGCCGCGCGCTGCTGCAGCAGCTCGAGCCGCCGATGATCGACCATTTTGCAGCGCCCTGGGTCTCGCGCGATGAATATCGGCTCCGCGACGATGCCCGCCGTTTCGAGACATGGGAGAATAATTACGCGGCCCGGCTTGGGCTGGGCGCGGCTGTCGATTATGCCCTCGAGATCGGCATCGATCGGATCGAGCAGCGCTGCCGCCCGCTCGCCGGCCGCCTGCGCGGCGGCCTCGCCGCCCTTCCTGGCATCACCATTCGCGACCTCGGGCGTGCGCCGGGTGCGATCGTCAGCTTCACGATGGACGGGCACGAGGCGGACGACATTGTCGCCAGCGCCGCTGCAGCCGGCATCACGATCGGTGCTTCGGACCCATCGAGCACGCGCATCGATGCCGAGCTTCGCTCGCTGCCGCATCTCGTGCGGGCGTCACCGCATTACTACAACACGGAAGCCGAGGTCGATCGGCTGCTCGCGCATCTGGCGGACCTGACACGATAG
- a CDS encoding phytoene/squalene synthase family protein has product MSTPPPPPDSVVFCADLVRSHDFPRYAATLFAPAAERRALLALYAFNVEIVRVRDQVSQPLPGEIRLQWWTDMLSGQVHGSAEGNPVAAELLRAIRDFDLPVEPLSLLAEEHQFDLYNDPMPTMAALEGYLAATSSALFALAAQVLGPPSEAAEHLARHAGLAQGIVQVIANLPRDAAHRQLFVPQQVLEKHNCSMEDVFAGKETPNLHAVLEQLAGEARQHMTAASSLLAQLAPPVRPAFLLLRQAQADLARLSRPGRNPFTLQPTSRLRTLWTLWRASRSREFTK; this is encoded by the coding sequence ATGAGCACCCCCCCGCCGCCGCCCGACTCAGTTGTCTTTTGCGCCGATCTCGTGCGCAGCCATGACTTTCCGCGCTACGCTGCAACCCTGTTCGCGCCAGCCGCCGAGCGCCGCGCGTTGCTGGCACTCTACGCCTTCAACGTCGAGATCGTCCGCGTTCGCGACCAGGTGAGCCAGCCCTTGCCCGGCGAGATCCGCCTGCAGTGGTGGACCGACATGCTGTCGGGCCAGGTCCACGGCAGCGCCGAGGGCAATCCGGTGGCGGCCGAGCTGCTCCGCGCGATCCGCGATTTCGACCTGCCGGTCGAGCCGCTGTCGCTGCTTGCGGAGGAACACCAGTTCGATCTCTACAACGACCCGATGCCGACCATGGCCGCGCTGGAAGGTTACCTGGCGGCGACCTCATCGGCGCTGTTCGCCCTCGCAGCGCAGGTGTTGGGACCGCCGTCGGAGGCGGCCGAGCATCTCGCCCGCCATGCCGGGCTGGCGCAGGGGATCGTGCAGGTCATCGCCAATCTGCCGCGCGATGCCGCGCACCGGCAATTGTTCGTGCCGCAGCAGGTGCTGGAGAAGCACAATTGCAGCATGGAGGATGTGTTCGCCGGCAAGGAGACACCCAATCTCCATGCGGTGCTGGAGCAACTAGCGGGTGAAGCCCGGCAGCATATGACCGCGGCTTCATCGCTGCTGGCGCAGCTGGCGCCGCCGGTGCGGCCGGCATTTCTGCTGCTGCGGCAGGCGCAGGCCGATCTCGCGCGCCTGTCGCGCCCGGGACGCAATCCGTTTACATTGCAGCCGACCTCGCGGTTGCGCACGCTCTGGACGCTGTGGCGCGCCTCGCGATCGCGTGAATTTACCAAATAA
- a CDS encoding threonine ammonia-lyase — translation MGDMSQSTSDLSGLPVAPEDIHAAAKTIQGAVVETPCSYSRTLSSICGCDIWLKFENLQFTSSFKERGALNRLTALTPEERVRGVIAMSAGNHAQGVAYHAKRLGIPATIVMPIGTPMVKIENTRHHGAEVVVTGATLEEAAAFARSHGEAHGMVFVHPYDDPLVIAGQGTIGLEVLKAVPELDTLVVPIGGGGLISGIAIAAKSIKPSLRILGVEAWLYPSMYNAIHDGNLPARGDTLAEGIAVKSPGRITTEIVRRLVDDIALVNEAELERAVATLISIEKTVVEGAGAAGLAALMSDPSRFAGEKVGLVLSGGNIDTRLIASVLTRELAREGRLTQLSLDIPDRPGQLAAVAGLLAEAGANIIEVSHQRTFSDLPAKATLLQLVIETRDAAHLDEVMARLSASGLSARCT, via the coding sequence ATGGGTGACATGTCCCAAAGCACGTCCGATCTCAGCGGCCTTCCGGTCGCACCGGAAGACATTCACGCCGCCGCCAAGACCATCCAAGGCGCCGTCGTCGAGACGCCCTGCAGCTACAGCCGCACGCTGAGCAGCATCTGCGGCTGCGACATCTGGCTGAAATTCGAGAACCTCCAGTTCACCTCCTCGTTCAAGGAGCGCGGCGCGCTCAACCGGCTCACCGCGCTGACGCCGGAAGAGCGCGTGCGGGGCGTGATCGCGATGTCCGCGGGCAACCACGCGCAAGGCGTTGCCTACCACGCCAAGCGGCTCGGCATTCCCGCCACCATCGTGATGCCGATCGGCACGCCCATGGTGAAGATCGAGAACACCAGGCATCACGGCGCCGAGGTGGTGGTCACGGGCGCGACGCTGGAAGAGGCGGCCGCTTTTGCGCGAAGCCACGGTGAAGCGCACGGCATGGTCTTCGTCCATCCTTACGACGATCCGCTCGTCATCGCCGGGCAGGGCACGATCGGACTGGAAGTGCTGAAGGCGGTCCCGGAGCTCGACACGCTCGTCGTCCCGATCGGCGGCGGCGGTCTGATCAGCGGGATTGCCATTGCCGCGAAGTCGATCAAGCCGTCGCTGCGGATATTGGGCGTCGAGGCCTGGCTGTATCCCTCGATGTACAACGCCATCCATGACGGCAATCTGCCGGCGCGCGGCGATACGCTCGCCGAGGGCATTGCGGTGAAATCACCGGGCAGGATCACCACCGAAATCGTCCGCCGCCTCGTCGACGACATTGCCCTCGTCAACGAAGCCGAGCTGGAGCGTGCGGTCGCGACCCTGATCTCGATCGAGAAGACCGTGGTCGAGGGCGCCGGCGCCGCCGGCCTCGCCGCCCTGATGTCCGATCCGTCTCGCTTTGCCGGCGAGAAGGTCGGCCTCGTGCTGAGCGGAGGCAATATCGACACGCGGCTGATCGCTTCCGTACTCACCCGCGAGCTGGCGCGCGAGGGGCGGCTGACGCAATTGTCGCTCGATATCCCCGACAGGCCGGGGCAGCTCGCCGCGGTGGCGGGGCTGCTGGCCGAGGCCGGTGCCAACATCATCGAGGTCTCGCACCAGCGGACCTTCTCCGATCTGCCGGCCAAGGCGACGCTGCTGCAGCTCGTCATCGAGACCCGCGATGCCGCGCATCTCGACGAGGTCATGGCCAGGCTCAGCGCATCCGGGCTGAGCGCGCGCTGCACGTGA
- a CDS encoding winged helix-turn-helix domain-containing protein, translated as MAAILEFGPFRLDDEAGILFHGAEPTGLGRRAVLLLALLVRKAGAPVSKDALIEAAWPAQAVEDSNLTVQIAAVRRTLADISGETHWIETLPRRGYRYVGPTVTPSDPDHAQATPQAPPLALPDRPSIAVLPFTNLSGDADEDYFADGMVDDIITGLSRINWLFVIARNSTFAYKGRAVDVKQVGRELGVRYVLEGSVRRTGTLVRITGQLIDAASGMHVWAERFDRRSEDVFALQDDIALSTVGAIAPSLRRAEINRVKRKRPHSLDAYDLVLRAQPDVDSGMPAQVTQALVLLERAIALEPAYALAHGNAAMCHHCLFLRAGLQEANREASIHHARSAIAQGQDDALALTLAGFSIGMDGHDRSAAFTAFEAALAISPSSALTYILGSVVLGWGGDSDRAIAWSEQGLRLSPFDSWAFAAFDAQALGHFHRGRYEEACRAAYRSVQANPRHSITYVQLAAALAKLGRLQEAKAAAARVLELHPTFRYGRQFQGVNCAPALASSLGDALRAAGLPE; from the coding sequence ATGGCCGCGATCCTTGAATTTGGTCCCTTTCGGCTCGATGACGAGGCGGGGATCCTGTTCCACGGTGCCGAGCCGACCGGACTCGGCCGGCGCGCCGTGCTGCTCCTCGCCCTTCTCGTCCGGAAAGCTGGAGCGCCGGTTTCGAAAGATGCCTTGATCGAGGCGGCCTGGCCCGCCCAGGCCGTTGAGGACAGCAATCTGACCGTCCAGATCGCGGCGGTGCGGCGCACGCTGGCAGACATTTCCGGCGAGACGCATTGGATCGAAACGCTGCCGCGCCGCGGCTATCGCTATGTCGGCCCCACCGTGACGCCGTCCGATCCGGATCACGCTCAGGCGACGCCGCAAGCGCCGCCGCTGGCATTGCCCGACAGGCCGTCGATCGCAGTGTTGCCTTTCACGAACTTGAGCGGTGATGCGGACGAGGACTATTTTGCCGATGGGATGGTCGATGACATCATCACCGGGCTCTCACGCATCAACTGGCTGTTCGTGATCGCGCGGAATTCCACGTTCGCCTACAAGGGCCGCGCGGTGGACGTGAAGCAGGTCGGCCGCGAGCTTGGTGTACGCTACGTCCTGGAAGGCAGCGTCCGCAGAACAGGCACGCTGGTCCGCATCACCGGCCAGTTGATCGATGCGGCGAGCGGAATGCACGTATGGGCCGAGCGATTTGACCGCCGGTCCGAAGACGTCTTCGCGCTCCAAGATGACATCGCTTTGTCGACCGTCGGTGCCATCGCACCCAGCCTGCGGCGTGCCGAGATCAACAGGGTCAAGCGAAAGCGGCCGCACAGCCTGGATGCCTATGATCTCGTCCTGCGCGCCCAGCCGGACGTCGATTCCGGCATGCCCGCCCAGGTGACCCAGGCGCTCGTGCTGCTCGAACGTGCGATCGCGCTCGAACCTGCGTATGCGCTCGCGCATGGCAATGCGGCGATGTGCCATCATTGCTTGTTTCTCCGGGCCGGCTTGCAGGAAGCCAATCGCGAGGCTTCGATCCACCACGCGCGCTCGGCCATCGCCCAGGGCCAGGATGACGCGCTTGCGCTCACGCTCGCGGGTTTTTCGATCGGCATGGACGGGCACGATCGCTCCGCGGCCTTCACCGCGTTCGAGGCCGCGCTCGCCATCAGCCCATCATCGGCGCTGACCTACATTCTCGGCAGTGTCGTGCTCGGCTGGGGCGGAGATTCCGACCGCGCCATCGCGTGGAGCGAGCAAGGCCTGCGGCTCAGCCCGTTCGATTCCTGGGCTTTCGCCGCATTCGACGCCCAGGCGCTTGGGCACTTCCATCGCGGCCGATATGAGGAGGCGTGCCGCGCCGCTTACCGCTCGGTTCAGGCCAACCCTCGCCACAGCATCACCTACGTGCAATTGGCCGCAGCGCTGGCAAAGCTGGGACGATTGCAGGAGGCGAAAGCCGCGGCCGCGCGGGTGCTGGAGCTACACCCGACCTTCCGCTATGGCCGTCAATTTCAGGGCGTCAACTGCGCGCCGGCGCTGGCCTCTTCGCTGGGCGACGCCCTCCGCGCTGCAGGCCTTCCCGAGTAG
- a CDS encoding CAP domain-containing protein, which produces MHRVVGGIIAGLVLLAGAPALADSPAELISSFRLKHGEARVVRDATLDRIAMDQARAMAAKDDLSHDALGPFNRRVAPAGAGRAAENIAYGYDNFEKTLGQWIDSSGHRKNLLLHNASRVGIASAKNASGKRIYWAMVIAGDYEPKGKGKKKDKEPVVAVKREVAPASKPKPSNCHVKLLGLCI; this is translated from the coding sequence ATGCATCGTGTGGTTGGCGGGATCATCGCTGGTCTTGTGCTGCTGGCGGGCGCGCCCGCGCTGGCGGACTCTCCGGCCGAGCTGATCTCCAGCTTCCGTCTCAAGCATGGTGAGGCCCGCGTCGTCCGCGACGCCACCCTCGATCGCATCGCCATGGATCAGGCCCGCGCGATGGCAGCGAAGGACGACCTCAGCCACGACGCGCTCGGCCCGTTCAATCGCCGGGTCGCACCGGCCGGTGCGGGCCGCGCCGCCGAGAACATCGCCTACGGCTACGACAATTTCGAGAAGACGCTGGGCCAGTGGATCGACTCGTCCGGGCACCGCAAGAACCTGTTGCTGCACAACGCCTCCCGCGTCGGCATTGCCAGCGCCAAGAATGCGAGTGGCAAGCGCATCTATTGGGCCATGGTCATCGCCGGCGATTACGAGCCGAAGGGCAAAGGCAAGAAAAAGGACAAGGAGCCCGTCGTTGCCGTGAAGCGCGAGGTCGCTCCGGCCAGCAAGCCAAAGCCCAGCAATTGTCACGTCAAGCTGCTCGGCCTCTGCATCTGA
- a CDS encoding Mth938-like domain-containing protein, translating into MAGDPNAPHFPRSAPIDAYGKGGFAFAGMSHRGSLLCLPDAIWAWDVTDPAKIDRYSLDRVFVAANSIDTLLVGTGTGLWLPPPELRQALKAVRVVLDTMQTGPAVRTYNIMIGERRRVAAALIAVP; encoded by the coding sequence ATGGCCGGCGATCCCAACGCTCCGCATTTCCCGCGCTCGGCGCCGATCGATGCCTACGGCAAGGGCGGCTTCGCCTTTGCCGGCATGTCGCATCGGGGCTCGCTGCTCTGCCTCCCCGACGCGATCTGGGCCTGGGACGTGACCGACCCCGCGAAGATCGACCGCTATTCGCTGGATCGGGTGTTCGTGGCGGCCAACAGCATCGACACGCTGCTGGTCGGCACCGGAACCGGGCTGTGGCTGCCGCCGCCCGAGCTGCGTCAGGCGCTCAAGGCGGTGAGGGTGGTGCTGGACACGATGCAGACCGGCCCGGCCGTGCGCACCTACAACATCATGATCGGTGAACGGCGGCGGGTTGCCGCCGCGCTGATCGCCGTGCCATGA
- the secF gene encoding protein translocase subunit SecF, with the protein MTYTVLIGLGVLIAILTVVAALGLLPSLRIVPDETHFDFTRFRRISFPISAALSIVAITLFFTHGLNLGIDFKGGTLLEVKAKSGTADIAAMRTSLDALGLGEVQLQQFGGPENVLIRVAEQPGGDAAQQAALQKLRGALGNSVDIQRTEVLGPRVAGELLAYGMLGLMLAIIAILIYLWFRFEWQFALGAMIANVHDIVLTIGFMSISQVDFDLTSIAALLTILGYSLNDTVVIYDRIREMLRRYKKMPMPQLLNESINSTLSRSIITHVTVTLALLALLLFGGHAIHSFTAVMMFGVVLVGTYTSIFIAAPILIYLGVGEHREDAPDTATPAKKSKA; encoded by the coding sequence GTGACTTACACCGTTCTCATCGGGCTCGGCGTCCTCATTGCCATCCTCACCGTGGTCGCGGCCCTCGGCCTGTTGCCGTCGCTGCGCATCGTTCCGGACGAGACGCATTTCGACTTCACGCGCTTCCGCCGCATCAGTTTCCCGATCTCGGCCGCGCTGTCGATCGTCGCGATCACGCTGTTCTTCACCCACGGCCTGAACCTCGGTATCGACTTCAAGGGCGGCACGCTGCTGGAGGTGAAGGCGAAGTCCGGCACCGCCGACATCGCGGCGATGCGCACCTCGCTCGACGCCCTGGGCCTTGGCGAGGTCCAGCTGCAGCAGTTCGGCGGTCCCGAGAACGTGCTGATCCGGGTTGCGGAGCAGCCGGGCGGCGACGCCGCCCAGCAGGCAGCCTTGCAGAAGCTTCGCGGCGCGCTCGGCAACAGCGTCGACATTCAGCGCACCGAGGTGCTCGGTCCTCGCGTCGCCGGCGAGCTCCTGGCCTACGGCATGCTCGGCCTGATGCTCGCGATCATCGCGATCCTGATCTATCTCTGGTTCCGCTTCGAATGGCAGTTCGCGCTGGGCGCCATGATCGCCAACGTGCACGACATCGTGCTGACGATCGGCTTCATGTCGATCAGCCAGGTCGATTTCGACCTGACCAGCATCGCGGCGCTGCTGACGATTCTCGGCTATTCGCTCAACGATACCGTCGTCATCTACGACCGCATCCGTGAAATGCTGCGGCGCTACAAGAAGATGCCGATGCCGCAGCTGCTCAACGAGTCCATCAACTCGACGCTGTCGCGCTCGATCATCACCCACGTCACCGTGACGCTGGCACTGCTCGCGCTGCTGCTGTTCGGCGGCCATGCCATCCACAGCTTCACCGCGGTGATGATGTTCGGCGTGGTGCTGGTCGGCACCTACACATCGATCTTCATTGCGGCGCCGATCCTGATCTATCTCGGCGTCGGCGAGCATCGCGAAGATGCGCCCGATACGGCGACGCCGGCGAAGAAAAGCAAGGCATGA
- a CDS encoding serine/threonine protein kinase, whose product MSLPKDDAAELSARWTEGVLLKRDVFSTVERGRFRSESGEIDAVLRRLDEVPWWSFLLARHLFAREKHALVRAKGLDVGPELLWAGRRALVRGFVDGVALHLAKPHGDLAYFRSAKAALRRLRRAGICHNDLAKEQNWLVGRDGRAYVTDFQLAACFKRRGRLYRILAYEDLRHLLKHKRSYAPEALTPRERKILARKSFAASLWLATGKKVYRAITRGLFNFTDREGGGRRLVNDAPVLAELIRRNPAVRDAAIVAFADRRSGVGLYAFVEADHAALEGQLRSELAAAKGPKPPEHIQVVHALPRNSSGKPRTEVLQLVAMNQLDLIEPMMKNEQDRAFLKDILEQRKNLRDRFNFEAKLPTS is encoded by the coding sequence ATGAGCCTGCCCAAAGACGACGCCGCAGAGCTGTCGGCGCGCTGGACCGAAGGCGTGCTGCTCAAGCGCGACGTGTTCTCGACCGTCGAGCGCGGCCGCTTCCGCAGCGAGAGCGGCGAGATCGATGCGGTATTGCGCCGGCTGGACGAGGTGCCCTGGTGGTCGTTCCTGCTGGCACGCCACCTGTTCGCCCGCGAGAAGCATGCCCTGGTGCGCGCCAAAGGCCTCGACGTCGGTCCCGAGCTGCTATGGGCCGGGCGCCGCGCTCTGGTGCGCGGCTTCGTCGACGGCGTCGCGCTGCATCTGGCAAAGCCCCATGGCGATCTCGCCTATTTCCGCTCGGCCAAGGCCGCACTGCGCCGGCTGCGCCGCGCCGGCATCTGCCACAACGATCTCGCCAAGGAGCAGAACTGGCTGGTCGGCCGCGACGGCCGCGCCTATGTGACCGACTTCCAGCTCGCCGCGTGCTTCAAGCGCCGCGGCCGGCTCTATCGCATCCTCGCCTATGAAGACCTCCGGCATCTGCTCAAGCACAAGCGCTCCTACGCGCCGGAGGCGCTGACGCCGCGCGAGCGAAAGATCCTGGCGAGGAAGTCGTTCGCCGCGAGCCTGTGGCTCGCCACCGGCAAGAAGGTCTATCGCGCCATCACCCGCGGCCTGTTCAATTTCACTGACCGCGAGGGCGGCGGCCGCCGGCTCGTCAACGACGCGCCGGTGCTGGCCGAGCTGATCCGCCGCAATCCCGCCGTGCGCGACGCCGCCATCGTCGCCTTTGCCGACCGCCGCTCCGGCGTCGGACTTTACGCCTTCGTCGAGGCCGATCACGCCGCGCTCGAAGGCCAGCTCCGCAGCGAGCTTGCCGCCGCCAAGGGGCCGAAGCCGCCCGAGCACATCCAGGTCGTGCACGCCCTGCCACGCAACAGCAGCGGCAAGCCGCGCACCGAGGTCTTGCAGCTGGTCGCCATGAACCAGCTCGACCTGATCGAGCCGATGATGAAGAACGAGCAGGACCGCGCCTTCCTCAAGGACATCCTGGAGCAGCGCAAGAACCTGCGCGACCGCTTCAATTTCGAAGCGAAGCTCCCAACGAGCTAA
- a CDS encoding cupin domain-containing protein translates to MTAKHVIRRPGETEGAVLRGQPMGFLVTGEDTRHTSMFDWTIPAGFATGRHVHRVQEETFYMLEGECEWHVGDEVVRATPGTFLFIPPGVAHNITNVSEKPARVLMTVSPPGHEHYFEELAKLTASGPPDAKAISALRARFDTDQLSALTTRA, encoded by the coding sequence ATGACCGCGAAACACGTGATCCGCAGGCCCGGCGAGACCGAAGGGGCCGTGCTGCGCGGCCAACCGATGGGCTTCCTGGTGACCGGCGAGGACACCAGGCACACGAGCATGTTCGACTGGACAATTCCGGCAGGATTCGCCACGGGCCGGCACGTGCATCGTGTTCAGGAAGAGACGTTCTACATGCTCGAAGGCGAGTGTGAATGGCACGTTGGGGATGAGGTCGTCCGCGCAACCCCCGGGACCTTTCTCTTCATTCCTCCGGGCGTAGCTCACAACATCACAAATGTGAGCGAGAAGCCCGCGCGCGTGCTCATGACCGTCTCCCCACCGGGACACGAGCATTATTTCGAGGAGCTGGCCAAGCTGACGGCGAGTGGGCCGCCGGATGCGAAAGCCATCAGCGCCTTACGCGCCCGCTTCGATACCGACCAACTCTCGGCATTGACGACAAGAGCTTGA